A part of Pirellulales bacterium genomic DNA contains:
- a CDS encoding PQQ-binding-like beta-propeller repeat protein → MRLHRPWIGIASLVCCWFAVQHARADNWPQWRGARFDGVSLETGLPAEWNKASGKNIAWRLALPGPAGATPVVWQDHLFLTSVDGSDLVLIAADTSGKQLWKKTVGSGNKNVRGDEGNSASPSPATDGKHVWTMMGTGVLACYDFAGNQIWKIDLQKKYGQFLIQHGFSSSPVLDGDRLYLQLIHSGGAKIVCLDKATGEQVWMQRRKTDARDECQESYATPTIYRDQHQALLLTHGGDYIIAHRLSDGEEVWRCGGLNPKGQYNNSLRLVASPLAVPGIIIVPSAKNGPVMALRPDGHGDITNDAQTHYWTHPHNTPDVPSPLVYDGLAYLCRENGNLYCFDVRTGEQYYEHRTHPDRHRASPLYADGKIYLASRDGTVTVVKAGRQYEELASNTMGEDISASPIVADGTLYLRTFEALYAIRAPRKR, encoded by the coding sequence ATGAGATTGCATCGGCCTTGGATTGGCATCGCGTCGTTGGTCTGCTGCTGGTTCGCTGTTCAACACGCCCGCGCGGATAACTGGCCGCAATGGCGCGGCGCCCGGTTCGACGGCGTCAGCTTGGAGACTGGATTGCCGGCGGAATGGAACAAGGCATCCGGCAAGAATATCGCTTGGCGGCTCGCACTGCCCGGCCCCGCCGGAGCCACGCCCGTGGTGTGGCAAGACCATCTCTTTCTCACCTCCGTCGACGGTTCCGATCTGGTGTTGATCGCAGCCGACACTTCCGGCAAGCAGCTTTGGAAAAAGACCGTGGGCAGCGGCAACAAGAACGTTCGCGGCGATGAAGGCAATTCCGCTTCGCCCTCTCCCGCCACCGACGGCAAGCACGTCTGGACCATGATGGGCACCGGCGTCTTGGCCTGCTACGACTTCGCCGGCAACCAAATTTGGAAGATCGATCTGCAAAAGAAGTATGGCCAATTCCTGATCCAACACGGTTTTTCATCGAGCCCCGTGCTCGATGGCGACCGCCTCTATCTGCAACTGATCCATAGCGGCGGAGCGAAGATCGTCTGCTTGGATAAGGCGACGGGGGAACAGGTGTGGATGCAGCGTCGCAAGACCGATGCCCGCGACGAATGTCAAGAATCGTATGCCACGCCGACAATCTATCGCGATCAACATCAAGCCCTGCTGCTGACGCACGGCGGCGACTACATCATCGCCCATCGCTTGAGCGACGGCGAAGAAGTATGGCGCTGCGGCGGCTTGAACCCCAAGGGGCAATACAACAACTCGCTCCGGCTCGTGGCCTCGCCGCTCGCCGTGCCGGGCATCATCATTGTCCCTTCGGCGAAGAATGGTCCGGTCATGGCATTGCGGCCCGACGGGCATGGCGACATCACCAACGATGCCCAGACCCATTATTGGACCCATCCGCACAACACGCCCGACGTTCCATCGCCGCTGGTCTACGATGGGTTGGCCTATCTTTGCCGCGAAAATGGAAACTTGTATTGCTTCGACGTTCGCACCGGCGAGCAATACTATGAACACCGCACCCATCCCGATCGCCACCGCGCCAGCCCGCTGTATGCCGATGGCAAAATCTATCTGGCATCGCGCGATGGCACGGTGACGGTGGTGAAAGCCGGCCGGCAATACGAGGAATTGGCTTCCAACACGATGGGCGAAGACATTTCCGCCTCCCCGATCGTTGCCGACGGCACCCTCTATCTCCGCACCTTCGAAGCGCTCTACGCCATCCGGGCCCCAAGAAAAAGGTGA